Proteins from a genomic interval of Caldicellulosiruptor diazotrophicus:
- the cmr4 gene encoding type III-B CRISPR module RAMP protein Cmr4, with protein MFKDVILTTYYCETPLHMGSGQSISYVDLPIQREKHTDFPVIWSSSIKGVARDRALRSGWSRTKLLYIFGSEADESPDNLVSSCISFTDAKILFYPVRSAKGIFAWITCPFVIKRFIQEIEGAGILCNNHDMLNAIINWTNYIETPISQNKVVLLDSSAYIKNSSEKVILEEFEFSSEVKSDTVIINFFKDILPTNILTEELEKRLAIVSDDIFSVFVKYAVEIRTRIRIDQTTGVVDDKALFTEELLPSESIFYGFVFTTDPFFGIDNDLYNKLKSSSVDWEKLGDLVSTEKLNILKEAAGEKSENEANKREDRYLSSKDVIKQLEKLLNTGLLQLGADSTLGRGFVKVKATSILFSNFENMQEVES; from the coding sequence ATGTTTAAAGATGTAATCTTGACCACATATTATTGTGAGACTCCTCTACATATGGGTTCTGGACAGAGTATATCATACGTTGACCTGCCAATTCAAAGAGAAAAACACACAGATTTCCCTGTTATCTGGTCAAGCAGTATCAAAGGTGTTGCCAGAGATAGGGCTTTGAGAAGCGGATGGAGTAGAACAAAACTTTTGTATATTTTTGGTTCTGAAGCAGATGAATCACCTGACAATTTAGTTTCATCTTGTATAAGTTTTACTGATGCAAAAATACTTTTTTACCCTGTGCGTTCAGCAAAGGGCATCTTTGCTTGGATAACTTGTCCATTTGTCATAAAAAGATTTATCCAAGAAATAGAAGGTGCAGGTATTTTGTGTAATAATCATGATATGTTAAATGCAATAATTAACTGGACTAATTATATAGAAACTCCTATATCTCAAAACAAAGTGGTGTTGCTTGACAGTAGTGCCTATATAAAGAATTCTTCAGAAAAAGTAATACTGGAAGAATTTGAATTCTCATCAGAAGTTAAAAGTGATACTGTAATTATTAACTTTTTTAAAGATATCCTTCCAACAAATATACTTACAGAAGAACTTGAAAAGAGATTAGCAATAGTTTCAGATGATATTTTTTCAGTTTTTGTTAAATATGCTGTTGAAATTAGAACTCGAATAAGAATAGACCAAACAACAGGTGTTGTTGACGATAAAGCACTGTTTACCGAAGAACTTTTGCCTTCAGAGAGTATTTTTTACGGATTTGTTTTTACAACTGACCCGTTTTTCGGTATTGATAATGATTTATACAACAAATTGAAATCATCATCTGTTGATTGGGAAAAATTGGGGGATTTAGTTTCTACCGAAAAGTTAAATATATTAAAAGAAGCAGCTGGAGAAAAAAGTGAAAATGAAGCTAATAAAAGAGAGGACAGGTATTTATCTTCTAAAGATGTTATTAAACAACTTGAAAAACTCCTGAATACGGGACTTCTTCAACTTGGTGCAGATTCAACTCTTGGAAGAGGTTTTGTCAAGGTAAAAGCTACTTCAATATTGTTTTCGAACTTCGAAAATATGCAGGAGGTAGAGAGCTAA
- the cmr5 gene encoding type III-B CRISPR module-associated protein Cmr5, producing MSIKSIEQEIAQFCFNEISSYKRKLKDKDELLKFKSDIRRLPAMITNNGLLATMAFYKKTNEDVYNTINNWFLNKLQNRDLIKYLINMDYEELLFKTYEVLKLADWLKRIVEVEIKDEKTTEG from the coding sequence ATGAGTATAAAAAGCATAGAACAAGAAATAGCTCAGTTTTGTTTCAATGAAATTTCAAGTTATAAAAGAAAATTAAAAGATAAAGATGAACTTCTAAAATTTAAATCTGATATAAGAAGGCTTCCAGCTATGATAACTAATAATGGTCTTTTGGCTACCATGGCATTTTACAAAAAGACAAACGAAGATGTTTATAATACAATAAACAACTGGTTTTTAAATAAGTTGCAAAATCGTGATTTAATCAAATATTTAATTAACATGGATTATGAAGAACTTCTTTTTAAAACGTATGAAGTTCTTAAACTTGCTGATTGGTTAAAAAGAATTGTTGAGGTGGAAATAAAAGATGAAAAAACAACTGAAGGATAA
- the cmr6 gene encoding type III-B CRISPR module RAMP protein Cmr6 has translation MKKQLKDKSPKNNLQKNLRANLAIAEYDNFSLAFSKGISFEICKNKNLDLINQKNKKEYLQSILNSKAKEKLSLIQNQINYKLKSIEEHLLANHFLKVIDINFKNISRLVVGLGSEHVFETSLTLDYIWGIPYIPSSAVKGGCRAAAFREIVLLILDNLNKKESQKEICQDEIDEVAKYVFQNLYNEDIYFENYKLLDLSDIDKRILLYKLIFGTKNFEGLFTFLDAYPQNLSELTNIFELDIINSHYPDYYSNPKTNPAGDWYNPQPVNFLVVKPGVEFKFIVFYDQHRSEKLKKSFETESIYFELIELLEKDNFGILRNIVKTSLSFYGIGAKTRLGYGLFEILNEQGNSI, from the coding sequence ATGAAAAAACAACTGAAGGATAAGAGTCCGAAAAATAATCTACAAAAAAATTTGCGGGCTAATTTAGCAATTGCAGAATATGATAATTTTTCACTTGCTTTTTCAAAAGGTATTTCTTTTGAGATATGCAAAAATAAAAATCTTGATCTTATAAATCAAAAAAACAAAAAAGAGTACTTACAATCAATTTTAAATTCCAAAGCAAAAGAAAAATTATCTCTTATTCAAAACCAAATAAATTACAAATTGAAAAGTATTGAAGAGCACTTGCTTGCTAATCACTTTTTAAAGGTTATTGACATTAATTTTAAAAATATATCTAGACTGGTTGTAGGTTTGGGATCTGAGCATGTTTTCGAAACATCCTTAACTCTTGATTATATTTGGGGAATTCCCTATATACCATCTTCTGCTGTCAAAGGCGGATGTAGGGCTGCTGCATTTCGAGAAATAGTTTTGTTAATATTAGATAATCTTAATAAAAAAGAATCTCAAAAAGAAATTTGTCAAGACGAAATTGATGAAGTAGCAAAATATGTTTTCCAAAACTTATATAATGAAGACATTTATTTTGAAAACTATAAACTACTAGATCTTAGCGATATTGATAAAAGAATTTTACTATATAAACTTATATTTGGGACAAAGAATTTTGAAGGGTTATTCACATTTTTAGATGCATATCCTCAAAATTTATCGGAATTAACCAATATATTTGAATTAGACATAATAAATTCTCATTACCCTGACTATTATAGTAACCCCAAAACAAACCCAGCTGGGGACTGGTATAATCCACAACCTGTTAACTTCTTAGTAGTAAAACCAGGAGTTGAATTTAAATTTATTGTATTTTATGACCAACATCGTTCTGAGAAGTTAAAAAAATCTTTTGAGACAGAAAGCATATATTTTGAGCTAATCGAATTATTAGAAAAAGATAATTTTGGGATTCTTAGAAACATCGTAAAAACCTCTTTAAGCTTTTATGGCATAGGCGCAAAAACACGATTAGGTTATGGTTTATTTGAAATCTTAAATGAACAAGGCAATTCCATTTAA